One stretch of Geoalkalibacter ferrihydriticus DSM 17813 DNA includes these proteins:
- a CDS encoding aldehyde dehydrogenase family protein, which produces MQVHEKLYIGGEWVPASARAGIEVIHSTTEETIGVIPSGGSEEVGIAVQAARKALPGWAALSPRERGEYLSRLHAGLIASSDVIAHTISAEVGMPFKLSQRIQAGLPPMILESYIKLLDDYAFSEEIGNSLVLKEPRGVVGCITPWNYPLHQVMAKIAPALAAGCTVVIKPSEQAPLSAFKLAEIAQEAGLPPGVFNLVSGYGPEAGEALVRHPDVRMISFTGSTRAGRRISELAAATVKRLTLEMGGKSPAVILADADLGKAVKATVASCFLNSGQTCSALTRMLVPERLYEKAAAMAVEIAGTFVPGDPFAPDTRLGPLVSAAQRERVRDSIRRGVAEGARLLCGGAEAPEGLERGFFVQPTVFGEVTPEMSIAREEIFGPVLSILAYRDDEQAVAIANGTDYGLSAAVWSADTDRALEVARRIEAGQIDINGGRFNPLAPFGGFKHSGIGREFGTYGLDEFLEIKSLQR; this is translated from the coding sequence ATGCAGGTACACGAAAAATTGTATATCGGCGGAGAATGGGTTCCTGCCTCGGCACGCGCGGGAATCGAAGTTATTCATTCCACCACGGAAGAGACCATCGGCGTCATCCCCTCCGGCGGCAGTGAAGAGGTGGGCATTGCAGTGCAGGCCGCACGCAAAGCCTTGCCCGGTTGGGCTGCGCTGAGTCCGCGGGAACGCGGAGAATATCTGTCGCGTCTGCACGCCGGATTGATCGCGAGCAGCGACGTCATCGCGCACACCATCAGCGCCGAGGTCGGCATGCCCTTTAAACTCTCCCAGCGTATTCAGGCCGGGCTGCCACCGATGATTCTGGAGAGTTACATCAAGCTACTTGATGACTATGCCTTTAGCGAAGAAATCGGCAATTCCCTGGTACTCAAGGAACCACGCGGCGTGGTGGGGTGCATTACCCCGTGGAACTATCCTCTCCATCAGGTCATGGCTAAGATCGCGCCGGCCTTGGCCGCGGGCTGTACGGTGGTGATCAAGCCGAGCGAGCAAGCGCCCCTGTCCGCCTTTAAACTGGCGGAAATCGCTCAGGAAGCAGGGCTGCCGCCGGGGGTTTTCAATCTGGTTAGTGGCTATGGTCCGGAAGCGGGTGAAGCCCTGGTGCGCCATCCCGATGTGCGCATGATTTCTTTTACCGGCTCGACGCGCGCCGGAAGACGCATCAGCGAACTGGCCGCCGCGACGGTCAAGCGCCTGACCCTGGAGATGGGCGGCAAATCGCCCGCGGTGATTCTCGCGGACGCCGATCTGGGAAAAGCGGTCAAAGCGACGGTGGCTTCCTGCTTTCTCAACTCGGGTCAAACCTGCAGTGCTCTGACCCGCATGTTGGTGCCGGAACGCCTTTATGAAAAAGCCGCCGCGATGGCTGTGGAAATCGCCGGCACCTTTGTTCCTGGGGATCCCTTTGCCCCCGACACGCGCTTGGGTCCCCTGGTTTCCGCTGCCCAGCGCGAGCGGGTGCGCGATTCCATCCGCCGTGGTGTTGCCGAGGGGGCCAGGTTGCTGTGTGGCGGAGCCGAGGCGCCTGAGGGCTTGGAACGTGGTTTTTTTGTGCAGCCCACCGTTTTTGGCGAGGTAACGCCAGAGATGAGTATCGCCCGTGAAGAGATTTTCGGCCCGGTGTTGTCAATTCTTGCTTACCGCGATGATGAGCAGGCCGTCGCCATCGCCAATGGCACCGATTACGGCCTGTCGGCTGCGGTGTGGTCGGCGGATACCGATCGTGCTCTGGAGGTGGCGCGACGCATCGAGGCGGGGCAGATCGATATCAACGGCGGCCGTTTCAATCCGCTTGCGCCCTTCGGCGGCTTTAAGCATTCGGGGATCGGTCGCGAGTTCGGCACCTATGGACTGGATGAATTTCTGGAAATCAAGTCTCTGCAACGTTAA
- a CDS encoding SDR family oxidoreductase translates to MANTILVTGANRGIGLELSRQYSAAGWRVLACCRNPEEAVELKKLAEHSGNKILVLTLDVGRVEDISRLADDLRKEKIDILFNNAGINGPKQQEFGLIDAEGWMAAMRVNVLAPYYMAVAFLDQLAAGKRRLLAIMGTQLGSIADNTSGGKYVYRSSKAAVHMVGKSLSIDLKPRGITTLLLHPGWVRTDMGGAQAALSVEESVQGLRQVLEQANADDNGKLIAYDGRIIPW, encoded by the coding sequence ATGGCAAACACGATCCTGGTTACGGGCGCCAATCGGGGTATTGGTCTGGAGCTTTCGCGCCAGTACAGTGCAGCCGGCTGGCGAGTTTTGGCCTGTTGCCGCAATCCCGAGGAGGCCGTGGAGCTGAAAAAATTGGCCGAACACAGCGGCAATAAGATTCTTGTTCTCACCCTCGATGTCGGCCGTGTGGAAGATATTTCCCGCCTGGCCGACGATCTGCGCAAAGAAAAAATCGATATTCTGTTCAACAATGCCGGAATCAACGGTCCAAAGCAGCAAGAATTCGGCCTTATCGATGCCGAAGGATGGATGGCCGCCATGCGGGTCAACGTTCTGGCACCCTATTATATGGCGGTGGCTTTTCTCGACCAACTGGCCGCCGGAAAACGGCGTTTGTTGGCCATCATGGGAACCCAGCTCGGCAGCATCGCCGATAATACCTCGGGCGGCAAATACGTCTACCGTTCATCCAAGGCTGCGGTGCATATGGTCGGCAAGTCCCTCTCAATCGACCTCAAGCCTCGTGGCATTACCACTTTACTGCTGCACCCGGGATGGGTGCGCACCGATATGGGCGGAGCGCAGGCAGCGCTGAGTGTCGAGGAAAGCGTCCAGGGGCTGCGACAGGTGCTGGAGCAGGCAAATGCCGACGACAACGGCAAACTCATTGCCTATGACGGCCGCATCATCCCCTGGTAG
- a CDS encoding CHC2 zinc finger domain-containing protein, producing MDEKRRQMDEQIKDPQTIARVARDLGLRAEGKHFFCPSCHDAEAPMVIKDGHFQCFRCGVQGDVVGLVKLARKCDLESALEWLSQEID from the coding sequence ATGGACGAAAAGCGCCGTCAAATGGATGAGCAAATCAAAGACCCCCAAACAATCGCGCGGGTTGCCAGAGACCTCGGACTAAGGGCTGAGGGAAAGCATTTTTTCTGTCCGAGCTGCCATGACGCCGAAGCTCCCATGGTAATCAAGGACGGACACTTTCAGTGCTTTCGTTGCGGTGTTCAGGGAGATGTGGTCGGATTGGTCAAGTTGGCGCGAAAGTGCGATCTGGAAAGCGCTTTGGAATGGTTGTCACAAGAAATTGACTGA
- a CDS encoding ABC transporter permease: MRELKIVRNIRLGIKNLVLNGLRSLLTMLGMVFGVGSVIAMLSVGEGASQEALEQIRRLGSENILISSIKPVEEESSPQVRILMSMYGLTYQDEQRIRETFDAVRTTVPVKAVRKEARLGARAMETRLMGVTPEWFDLVQRPLLAGRFLSYQDEENHAAVVVVTEAVARNLLPLEHPLGSFLQIGGEVFEVVGIVESLGEQTAGVQAPDRQEDVYLPLSTTRERYGDMTVRRSAGSFMRERVELHQIIVRVDDIENVEATAQAIEEMLGRFHRQKDYRIDVPLALLRQAEATKRTFNIVLGSIAGISLLVGGIGIMNIMLASVTERTREIGIRRAIGAKRRQIVGQFLIETVVLSCAGGMIGIGVGVLIPHLITYFAGLTTVVTAGSLILSVVISLSVGIIFGLYPAVRAARLDPIDALRHE; this comes from the coding sequence ATGCGTGAACTCAAGATCGTCCGTAATATTCGCCTGGGTATCAAGAATCTGGTGCTCAACGGCCTGCGTAGCCTGCTCACCATGCTCGGCATGGTGTTCGGCGTCGGCAGCGTCATCGCCATGCTTTCGGTCGGCGAGGGAGCCAGCCAGGAGGCGTTGGAGCAGATCCGCCGTCTGGGCAGCGAAAACATCCTCATCTCGTCCATCAAGCCGGTAGAGGAGGAGAGCAGTCCTCAGGTACGTATTCTCATGAGCATGTACGGCCTGACCTATCAGGACGAGCAGCGCATTCGCGAGACGTTCGATGCTGTTCGCACCACCGTGCCGGTCAAGGCGGTGCGCAAGGAGGCACGACTGGGCGCGCGGGCTATGGAAACACGCCTTATGGGTGTGACGCCGGAGTGGTTCGACCTTGTACAGCGACCCTTGTTGGCCGGTCGTTTTCTCAGTTATCAGGATGAAGAAAATCATGCCGCGGTCGTAGTGGTTACCGAGGCCGTCGCGCGCAACCTCTTGCCTTTGGAGCACCCCCTGGGTTCGTTCCTGCAAATTGGCGGCGAGGTATTCGAGGTAGTCGGCATTGTGGAGTCACTGGGCGAGCAAACCGCGGGAGTGCAAGCGCCTGATCGCCAGGAGGATGTCTACCTGCCCCTGAGCACCACCCGTGAACGCTACGGCGACATGACGGTGCGGCGCAGCGCGGGGAGCTTCATGCGCGAACGGGTCGAGCTGCATCAGATCATTGTACGGGTTGACGATATCGAGAATGTCGAAGCCACCGCCCAGGCCATCGAGGAGATGCTGGGACGGTTTCATAGACAGAAGGACTACCGCATTGACGTGCCCCTGGCCCTGCTGCGCCAGGCCGAGGCCACCAAGCGCACTTTCAATATCGTGCTCGGCTCCATCGCCGGCATCAGCCTGCTGGTGGGAGGCATCGGCATCATGAATATCATGCTTGCCTCGGTGACCGAGCGGACACGTGAAATCGGTATCCGCCGCGCCATCGGCGCTAAACGCCGCCAGATCGTCGGCCAGTTTCTCATCGAAACAGTGGTACTTTCCTGCGCCGGGGGGATGATCGGCATCGGGGTGGGAGTTCTGATTCCGCACCTGATTACCTATTTCGCCGGTCTGACCACGGTCGTTACCGCGGGCAGCCTGATCCTTTCGGTGGTCATTAGCCTCTCGGTGGGGATTATCTTCGGGCTCTACCCGGCGGTACGAGCCGCGCGCCTGGATCCCATCGATGCCCTGCGGCATGAATAG
- a CDS encoding ABC transporter ATP-binding protein, with amino-acid sequence MSSADTSVIRLDEVWKTYRVGSEDVHALAGVSIDFLRGSFWAIMGPSGSGKSTLLNLLGCLDRPTQGACYIQEQQTAGVDDDALSEIRLRHLGFIFQSFNLIAQLSVRENIELPLFYLGWEAERSRRRAEELAALVGLEERLEHRPNELSGGQQQRVAIARALANDPQIILADEPTGNLDTATGTQIMEMLKTLNHQGKTVIMVTHEPEIAAYADHRLHIRDGLIDRIESADN; translated from the coding sequence GGATGAGGTCTGGAAGACCTATCGCGTCGGCAGTGAAGACGTGCATGCCCTGGCCGGAGTCTCCATCGACTTTTTGCGGGGCAGTTTTTGGGCGATCATGGGGCCCAGCGGCTCGGGCAAGAGCACCCTGCTCAACCTGCTCGGCTGCCTTGATCGACCGACACAGGGTGCCTGCTACATCCAGGAGCAGCAGACCGCCGGAGTCGATGACGATGCCCTGAGTGAGATTCGCCTGCGCCATCTTGGTTTTATTTTTCAGAGCTTCAACCTCATCGCCCAGCTCAGTGTGCGTGAGAATATCGAACTACCGTTGTTTTATCTCGGCTGGGAGGCCGAGCGCAGCCGCCGGCGGGCCGAAGAACTGGCGGCCCTGGTGGGGCTGGAAGAGCGCCTTGAGCATCGCCCCAACGAGCTCTCCGGCGGTCAGCAGCAGCGGGTCGCCATCGCCCGGGCTCTGGCCAACGATCCGCAAATCATTCTTGCCGATGAGCCGACGGGTAACCTCGATACCGCCACGGGCACGCAGATCATGGAGATGCTTAAAACCCTCAACCACCAAGGCAAGACCGTGATCATGGTCACCCATGAACCGGAAATCGCTGCCTATGCCGACCATCGCCTGCATATTCGCGACGGCCTTATCGACCGCATCGAGTCTGCGGACAACTGA